One part of the Plasmodium cynomolgi strain B DNA, chromosome 3, whole genome shotgun sequence genome encodes these proteins:
- a CDS encoding protein kinase domain containing protein (putative) — MEGDVNDEGGKDTIKGNNNSRGKDRSKGGSKGGSKSGSKSGGKSGSINSSNNSCNNSSKNSSANSSKSSKNSNTNSSTNSSKTSSVNRSNSSDSSSCNKMDAKSSSDALAPNCNGGDFFDPRNEFHIHNTDQENCGKTQKDNIKFTQVNNSHWNYDNQAVRQSYDAITSNEISANNANMCFSNNSAMNYHPPIRDGNNNLIKPNNVGYLDSNTLNSNHVYNMNKVYIDGNPFAIKTSTTDNNLLNMNSAYFNNAMKCSDYHNSNNCIYHTGMLNTSTSENQKNYSNNSSPYKNDYLKYNLYSVNSIHNNLNFSNISNSNNVNYNVFNSSVTTPALDAMNYNPINNSCNVKYTSNMLDSTPIKNVNLSKAKDLNFSHSNKVFLQDSDLSNNSYRKLKNEILSPNYPTPVCNVASIEDSSRYISNNSSKRPNKNLLKTNALNSTDSSVAKEDVNALVFAQPGVAGNDRAKLLTRGIESCEEVVSRESAEREDRVEKIDRAEKTDRAEKTDRAEKTDRAEKTDRVEKTERSHKHERGQERKNDVGMGEDKQSDKKKKNAHPMRNHSNTQNKKHKSEGNSSNTNVTSGKPKGKSSDQDKEGYYREDKSREKCNTNERKKDSKEENFAVNITKNQKSRRSVTNENQQLKSEEKIFNCKEDTHECSYKKGAREIPSKGSSKNQIVVHKRNSQVLTKIMNFHGSDEDIKNDAISHKKKYTTEHTKGDEFPDIVKSNTIKDRLRSRSAKEQAERNKAIQDNKNGKNLSKYDFLMNRNVVFNNVPIENKKEGKKKVTSLKNCEEKSTNSEQVQNDNMAEKKRKLKDISQGKVDSKGEPVAEVVSKNEKKKKKLKILKTNEDPKDQKNANDLSSVVISTNGNNHKDKRKEKARQDQTHASNANAGGNKNCAKAPKGDVVKGEDLAGKKQNDKKNETGVLKVESRKKDDKKTEQGKTSEKVKKDKKAQQVQNGEHLLAVQTTLLHKMKEKSSIEGTDTKEPSEVTVETEEAATGESNLDKGDKNEASLQGKLSQKRIYPLEEKNSIKEKGREMCSNEDGNAERGFPQMEPPQRETSKAKGLNKEAGKPDSHANREKKKTFPMNNPIKGKCEAVANGKEAVAKEEGAMLASTQEDASPVDAVDGYKKKESVVIKEEPKGRKRCSKTNGSRGEEKKGEIGNTTRFKPNVCDEHPAKDDAEKLEMPNSAHEDEKEKLNDEIINTMDRNGNVIDKDNYKITASVIYPNDTRTVRVNSKKKKSVKDLEPDLQSATNEKSDSVHGKAKKIWSNLGYINYIDNFVGKGSYGHVRKALYNIDKNTKDLKFYIDKISSPEFAHLLMECTTLNNLERADEKDAAELDPEAAYSNAPSLKTRRTNSLALNNGSVPVSDAKEVSRGIQNDNPNCQVNKRKESRNVQEPILEEHKKENQCPCCNRKGHVQLAIKEIDVNRKGNEFQFVREQELMCHFNSNVIKPISTKNGNLKERRNYEILMHCANGDLRKLLQNLIFHRKKEFEKRKKINKILKLIHIIFGEKYKCYKNEHKREYTCIGLCHQKLKNLKMMLNNSVVEVDLPALDLIYDNIKVYNCGLTELECKFLFFQIANGISFLQTCYQSNIIRLTDIKLQNILVYTNAHNIYNPFKWHLCISDFGCSAMEYATYHLENMKGYTEKYKRAVSQWKHQLINQLSSYFQGTVYTMAPEGLCYDHKGNFRNSKYNTLIHFYEQNFGNIDVRFKELQESASGAFGTINKRKMLNINSRRNFVFNDEATTQDKQAPPQGNPDGANNAGGEMEEEKNASSEKDLSQKKELPSQRDDTEHAGNEKGKGQAHGEVQAEGKGQAEGQGQAEGQGQAQGEVQGKNGPNESNKKMNNTSTEYFPFDVRCDSWALGIILADLGKCGIGSYDYIASEKFSESYINCMRKSKNVDLNSIVLDNLNFSKGEEVFYLQCIMHYYDIVSLEWGDECLENEELKRRGRKRHQGDASKWGTTTDETGGNSGGNAVGNLENHLNGNIENDLSENSIGRDMYQCADKRRSKRRSDKCSLGRSNCAKYHSRGAKGMEIKLEDNLNDFSKPRITKKRITARGTIGDTGRKKKNDDNNFENLDLFTSHYKEFILKYKDLIKGEKLAYIKYEFVKYYKSNKHLITPKNIGKKILFLFLIINNNLTYSYYNEYQSFFRNELTIKNIGSGIFKFRNKKEKEKYLLDFKVNIQKEHMNGNKEYWHSRLTNKYLAYILKEVCHKDFCDRKKNIKRCYSKFEYPLNYSDDYWNLLTDLLNYVPYQRLLACEVIGHDFFSDPSEKIKHIAAAAGNAAPEKVAPEKVAPEKVAPDKAAPDKAAPDNATPDNAAPNNVAPDSAAADLFAQKELMNIISKNYVQEKKENKYVCNPFLRKTEGETATEASRSNMGDKFLQLRANKGISLNCVSKSAERRVSAGRAKERDLSKVSWAMGNEKNANQQKKFMTSLYDTIIEHMKNGCDFCDNVRDCLNYRNILERIDKLETPRLTVNERDQRGVSSTRGISALIRSAPVRSEQFGRPRNVCNNVYYFLNEASIFAELTNLDIFMKAHLPFEHLCLPMCDEKTHKDKLQVNFFFKPMYFYSFPYKIIHAWYTGPLHIYLEHPGIPDYINSICLRESYTLKRKEIIFWDCENIVMESALKLKRLLNCSDDFLCTPYVSHIIGKHLLIRKQFLLKNVDKKMTNSFFFLIQNLLFNSSPIFACP, encoded by the exons atggaaggagaCGTGAATGATGAAGGTGGGAAAGACACTATAAAAGGTAACAATAACAGCCGCGGTAAAGACAGAAGTAAAGGCGGCAGTAAAGGTGGAAGTAAAAGCGGAAGTAAAAGCGGGGGTAAAAGCGGCAGTATCAACAGCAGTAATAACAGCTGTAACAACAGTAGTAAAAATAGCAGTGCCAACAGTAGTAAAAGCAGTAAAAACAGTAACACCAACAGTAGCACCAACAGTAGTAAAACTAGCAGTGTCAACCGCAGTAACAGCAGTGACAGCAGCAGttgcaacaaaatggacgCGAAATCTTCCAGTGATGCGCTCGCTCCAAATTGCAACGGCGGAGATTTTTTCGACCCAAGAAACGAATTCCACATCCACAATACGGATCAGGAAAATTGcggaaaaacacaaaaagacaatataaaatttacgCAGGTAAATAATTCCCATTGGAATTACGACAACCAAGCAGTTAGACAGAGCTACGACGCCATTACATCTAATGAAATAAGTGCGAACAACGCAAATATGTGTTTCTCAAATAATAGCGCTATGAATTACCACCCCCCAATTCGTGATGGTAAtaacaatttaataaaacCAAATAATGTGGGCTACTTAGATTCTAATACACTAAATTCTAACCATGTCTACAATATGAATAAAGTTTACATTGACGGGAATCCATTCGCCATTAAGACAAGCACAACagataataatttactaAACATGAATTCTgcttattttaataatgcaaTGAAATGCTCCGATTACCACAATTCTAACAACTGCATATATCATACCGGCATGCTAAACACGAGCACATCAGaaaatcagaaaaattattccaaCAACTCAAGTCCgtataaaaatgattatttgaaatataaCCTGTATTCTGTGAATTctatacataataatttgaatttttctaaCATATCCAATTCTAATAACGTGAACTATAACGTATTTAATAGCAGCGTCACCACCCCTGCCTTAGATGCAATGAATTATAACCCCATAAACAACTCGTGCAATGTGAAATACACATCTAACATGCTGGATTCTACaccaataaaaaatgttaacttGTCCAAGGCGAAGGATCTCAATTTTAGCCACTCCAACAAGGTATTTTTGCAGGACTCTGATTTGTCTAATAATTCCtatagaaaattaaaaaatgaaattttgtcGCCAAACTATCCCACTCCCGTGTGTAATGTAGCCTCAATCGAGGACTCTTCTAGATACATTTCGAACAATAGTAGCAAACGTCCAAATAAAAACCTTTTAAAAACTAATGCTTTAAATAGCACTGATTCTAGCGTAGCGAAGGAAGACGTTAATGCGTTAGTTTTTGCTCAACCGGGAGTCGCTGGCAACGATAGGGCGAAATTGCTAACTAGGGGAATTGAAAGTTGTGAAGAAGTTGTGTCACGGGAAAGTGCGGAAAGGGAAGAtcgagtggaaaaaatagatCGAGCGGAAAAAACAGATCGAGCGGAAAAAACAGATCGAGCGGAAAAAACAGATCGAGCGGAAAAAACAGATCGAGTGGAAAAAACAGAGCGCAGTCACAAACACGAACGAGGACAAGAACGCAAAAACGACGTAGGCATGGGGGAAGACAAACAaagcgacaaaaaaaagaagaatgcACACCCAATGAGAAACCATTCAAATactcaaaataaaaaacataaaagcGAAGGAAATTCATCAAATACAAATGTCACAAGTGGAAAACCAAAAGGAAAGTCTTCTGATCAAGACAAAGAGGGCTATTACAGGGAGGATAAATcaagagaaaaatgcaatacaaatgaacggaaaaaagattcaaaggaggaaaatttCGCAGTGAACATAacaaaaaatcaaaaaagtagaagaagcgtaacaaatgaaaatcaaCAATTGAAGAGTGaagagaaaattttcaattgTAAAGAAGATACACACGAATGCAGTTACAAAAAGGGCGCAAGAGAAATCCCCTCAAAaggaagcagtaaaaatcaAATTGTTGTGCACAAAAGAAATAGTCAAGTTTTGACAAAGATAATGAATTTCCATGGTTCGGatgaagatataaaaaatgacgcgATCTctcataaaaagaaatacacCACAGAGCACACAAAAGGTGACGAATTCCCCGATATTGTTAAATCCAATACGATAAAAGATAGGTTGAGATCACGCTCAGCAAAAGAACAGGCAGAAAGAAATAAAGCCATAcaagataataaaaatgggaaaaatttGTCAAAATATGATTTCCTCATGAATCGAAATGTCGTTTTTAATAATGTTCccatagaaaataaaaaagaagggaaaaaaaaagtaacctCCCtgaaaaattgtgaagaaaagAGCACCAATTCGGAACAAGTGCAAAACGATAATatggcggaaaaaaaaagaaagcttAAAGACATCAGCCAAGGAAAAGTTGACTCAAAAGGTGAGCCCGTCGCGGAAGTGGTgagcaaaaatgagaaaaaaaagaaaaaattgaaaatattgaaaacGAATGAGGATCCAAAGGatcaaaaaaatgccaatgATCTAAGCAGTGTAGTTATTAGCACGAATGGCAATAACCATAAAGAcaaacgaaaggaaaaagctCGTCAAGACCAAACACATGCTTCTAATGCCAACgcggggggaaataaaaattgtgctaAAGCACCAAAAGGGGATGTGGTCAAAGGGGAGGATCTCGCtggaaagaagcaaaatgacaaaaaaaatgaaacaggTGTGTTAAAGGTGGAAAGTCGCAAAAAGGATGATAAGAAAACGgaacaaggaaaaacaagtgaaaaagtgaagaaggacaaaaaggcTCAACAggtacaaaatggagaacacCTTCTAGCAGTGCAAACTACATTACTccataaaatgaaagaaaaaagcagtATAGAGGGAACGGATACAAAGGAACCAAGCGAAGTAACGGTCGAAACGGAAGAGGCTGCAACCGGAGAAAGTAATCTAGACAAGGGCGATAAAAACGAGGCGTCTTTGCAAGGGAAACTTTCACAAAAGCGGATATACcctttggaggaaaaaaactccattAAAGAGAAAGGTAGAGAAATGTGCAGTAATGAAGATGGTAATGCGGAAAGGGGTTTTCCTCAAATGGAACCTCCGCAGAGGGAAACCTCCAAAGCGAAAGGACTTAACAAAGAAGCGGGCAAACCAGATAGTCATGCAAAccgtgaaaagaaaaaaacattcccAATGAACAACCCGATCAAAGGTAAATGCGAAGCAGTTGCCAACGGGAAGGAAGCGGTCGcgaaagaagaaggagcaaTGTTAGCCAGTACACAGGAAGACGCCTCCCCTGTGGACGCAGTAGAcgggtataaaaaaaaggaatccgTGGTGATAAAAGAGGAACCAAAAGGTCGCAAGCGGTGTAGCAAAACAAACGGTTCCAGGGgtgaggaaaagaaaggggaaatagGAAACACCACGCGGTTTAAACCAAACGTATGTGATGAACATCCCGCAAAGGACGATGCAGAAAAATTAGAGATGCCCAATAGTGCGCATgaggatgaaaaagaaaaactgaacgatgaaataataaatacaatGGACCGAAATGGAAACGTAATTGATAAGgacaattataaaattacGGCCTCAGTGATTTATCCCAATGATACTAGAACTGTACGTgtgaatagcaaaaaaaaaaaaagcgtgaaAGATTTAGAGCCAGATTTACAGTCAGCGACAAATGAAAAGAGCGATTCGGTACATGGCAAGGCAAAGAAAATTTGGTCAAACTTGGGCTACATCAACTACATAGATAACTTTGTCGGGAAGGGTTCCTATGGCCACGTCAGGAAGGCTTTGTACAACATTGACAAGAACACAAAGgacttaaaattttacattgACAAGATAAGCAGTCCAGAATTTGCACACCTGTTAATGGAGTGTACCACGCTGAACAACTTGGAACGCGCTGACGAAAAAGACGCAGCGGAGCTAGACCCCGAGGCGGCCTACAGTAACGCCCCCAGTTTGAAAACGAGAAGAACCAATTCGCTTGCCTTAAATAATGGAAGCGTCCCAGTTAGTGACGCAAAGGAGGTGAGCAGGGGTATCCAAAACGATAACCCAAATTGCCAGGTGAACAAACGAAAAGAATCCCGCAATGTCCAAGAGCCCATTTTAgaagaacataaaaaagaaaaccagTGCCCTTGTTGTAACCGCAAAGGGCATGTCCAGCTAGCCATAAAAGAAATAGACGTTAATCGAAAAGGGAACGAATTCCAATTCGTGAGAGAACAAGAACTGATGTGCCACTTCAACAGCAACGTCATTAAACCTataagcacaaaaaatggaaacttAAAGGAAAGACGGAATTACGAAATATTAATGCATTGTGCTAATGGGGACTTGAGAAAATTActtcaaaatttaatattccacagaaaaaaagaatttgaaaaaagaaaaaaaattaacaaaatccTGAAACTGATACATATCAtttttggggaaaaatacaaatgctacaaaaatgaacataaaaggGAATATACTTGTATAGGTCTATGTcatcaaaaattaaaaaatctgaAAATGATGTTAAATAACTCCGTAGTAGAGGTAGACTTACCCGCACTGGATTTGATATATGACAATATAAAGGTGTACAATTGTGGGCTAACCGAATTGGAGTGTAAATTTCTCTTCTTTCAGATAGCAAACGGAATTAGCTTCCTCCAAACATGCTACCAATCTAACATAATACGCTTAACAGACATTAAGTTGCAAAACATTTTGGTGTATACAAATGctcataatatttataatccCTTCAAATggcatttgtgcatttccGATTTTGGCTGTTCCGCAATGGAATATGCAACTTATCACcttgaaaatatgaaaggatACACAGAAAAGTACAAACGTGCCGTAAGTCAGTGGAAGCATCAGTTAATCAATCAGCTCTCTTCGTACTTCCAAGGAACAGTTTACACCATGGCACCTGAAGGGTTATGCTACGACCACAAGGGAAATTTTagaaattcaaaatataacacgttgattcatttttatgagcaaaattttggaaatatcGATGTCAGATTTAAAGAGCTTCAAGAATCCGCAAGTGGGGCGTTTGGCACTATAAACAAACGTAAAATGCTTAATATAAACTCGCGTAGAAACTTCGTTTTCAATGATGAGGCGACAACACAAGACAAGCAAGCACCACCTCAAGGAAATCCTGATGGTGCTAACAATGCTGGGGGagaaatggaggaagaaaagaatgCATCCAGTGAGAAAGATCTTTCACAAAAGAAAGAGCTACCCTCGCAAAGAGACGACACGGAACATGCAGGtaacgaaaagggaaaagggcaAGCTCATGGGGAAGTGCAAGCTGAAGGGAAAGGGCAAGCTGAAGGGCAAGGGCAAGCTGAAGGACAAGGGCAAGCTCAAGGGGAAGTGCAAGGGAAAAACGGCCCCAATGAAAGCAACAAAAAGATGAACAACACCTCGACGGAATACTTCCCTTTCGATGTAAGATGCGACAGCTGGGCCCTAGGAATCATCCTAGCCGATTTAGGGAAATGCGGAATCGGTTCTTACGATTATATAGCATCAGAAAAGTTCAGCGAAAGCTACATTAACTGTATGAGGAAgagcaaaaatgtggaccTAAATAGCATAGTACTGGATAACTTGAATTTCTCAAAGGGTGAAGAAGTTTTCTACCTGCAGTGTATAATGCACTACTACGACATTGTCAGCTTGGAGTGGGGGGATGAATGTTTAGAGAATGAGGAGCTAAAAAGGCGTGGACGCAAAAGGCACCAAGGGGATGCGTCCAAGTGGGGGACCACTACAGACGAGACGGGTGGCAACTCCGGGGGAAACGCAGTAGGCAATTTGGAAAACCATCTTAATGGAAACATAGAAAATGACCTTAGCGAAAATTCCATCGGGAGAGACATGTACCAATGTGCAGACAAACGAAGGAGCAAAAGACGCAGCGACAAGTGCTCACTAGGCAGAAGCAACTGCGCTAAGTATCATTCTAGAGGCGCCAAAGGGATGGAAATCAAACTTGAAGACAATTTAAACGATTTTTCAAAGCCAA GAATAACGAAGAAAAGAATCACAGCGAGAGGAACAATTGGGGatacaggaagaaaaaaaaaaaatgatgacaacaattttgaaaatctAGACTTGTTTACAAGCCACTACAAGGAGTTCATCTTAAAATACAAAGATCTCATAAAAGGAGAGAAACttgcatatataaaatatgagtTTGTGAAATATTATAAGTCGAATAAACATTTGATAactccaaaaaatataggcaAGAAAATCCTATTCCTCTTTctaataattaataacaaCCTGACGTACAGTTACTACAATGAGTATCAGTCCTTCTTCAGAAACGAGCTAACTATTAAGAACATTGGGTCAGGAATCTTCAAATttaggaataaaaaagaaaaagaaaaatatctcCTAGACTTTAAAGTCAACATACAAAAGGAACACATGAATGGAAACAAGGAGTACTGGCATAGTCGATTGACCAATAAATATTTGgcttatattttaaaagaagtATGTCATAAAGATTTTTgtgatagaaaaaaaaatataaaaagatgTTACAGCAAATTTGAGTACCCCCTAAATTATAGCGATGACTACTGGAATTTATTGACTGATCTTTTGAATTATGTTCCTTATCAAAGATTATTAGCCTGTGAAGTTATTGGCCACGATTTTTTCTCAGAtccaagtgaaaaaattaaacacatCGCAGCTGCTGCAGGCAATGCTGCTCCAGAGAAGGTTGCTCCAGAGAAGGTTGCTCCAGAGAAGGTTGCTCCAGACAAGGCTGCTCCCGACAAGGCTGCTCCCGACAATGCTACTCCAGACAATGCTGCTCCAAACAATGTTGCTCCAGACAGTGCTGCTGCAGACTTGTTTGCCCAAAAGGAATTGATGAATATCATATCGAAGAATTACGTacaagaaaagaaggagaacaaATATGTGTGCAATCCTTTTCTGCGGAAAACTGAAGGGGAAACTGCAACAGAGGCAAGTAGATCCAACATGGGAGACAAATTTCTTCAGTTGCGTGCAAACAAAGGGATTTCACTCAACTGCGTATCAAAGTCTGCAGAAAGACGAGTCAGTGCAGGAAGAGCAAAAGAAAGGGACTTGTCAAAAGTGAGTTGGGCGAtgggaaatgaaaagaacGCCAATCAGCAAAAGAAATTTATGACGTCCCTTTACGACACCATCATTGAGCACATGAAAAACGGGTGCGATTTTTGCGACAACGTAAGGGACTGTCTGAATTACAGAAATATTTTGGAGAGGATCGACAAGCTGGAAACCCCCCGTTTAACGGTTAACGAAAGGGACCAAAGAGGTGTGAGCAGTACGCGGGGAATAAGTGCGCTTATAAGAAGTGCGCCTGTGAGAAGTGAACAATTTGGGCGCCCACGAAATGTATGCAACAATGTGTATTATTTCCTAAACGAAGCGTCCATTTTTGCCGAGCTCACAAATTTAGACATATTCATGAAGGCGCACTTACCATTCGAGCATCTGTGCCTGCCCATGTGCGATGAAAAAACGCACAAGGATAAATTACAAGTGAACTTCTTCTTCAAGCCAATGTACTTCTATTCCTTCCcatacaaaattatacacGCGTGGTATACGGGCCCCCTGCACATCTACTTGGAGCACCCAGGCATTCCTGATTACATCAACTCCATATGTTTAAGAGAATCCTatactttaaaaaggaaagaaattattttttgggATTGCGAAAATATCGTTATGGAAAGTGCACTGAAGCTTAAGCGGCTTTTAAACTGCTCCGATGATTTCCTCTGCACCCCTTATGTGTCCCATATAATAGGAAAACATTTGCTAATTAGGAAGcaattccttttaaaaaatgttgataaaaaaatgactaattctttcttttttttaattcaaaacTTGCTATTTAATAGCAGTCCAATTTTTGCGTGTCCGTGA